From a single Miscanthus floridulus cultivar M001 chromosome 8, ASM1932011v1, whole genome shotgun sequence genomic region:
- the LOC136471315 gene encoding amino acid transporter AVT6A-like yields the protein MGIGNRSSSNVSHKAMQDETTPLLPIKAEEDAVHEFDGASFSGAVFNLSTTIVGAGIMALPASIKMLGLIPGILMIILVALLTEASIDMLVRCSHQGKITSYGWLMGDTFGQWGRIALQASVVINNVGVLIVYMIIIGDVLSGISSTGVHHSGVFEGWFGPHMWNSRPIVLLATTLLVFAPLVSFKRLDSLRYTSALSVALAVVFVVITAGVAIVRLIQGTVEFPKLFPEIDGVSSVWKLFTAVPVLVTAYICHYNVHSIDNELEDKTQIKPIVQTSLGLCSSVYIATSFFAYLLFGEATLADVLANFDSDLRIPFSSVFDDIVRVSYVVHIMLVFPIVFFALRLNLDGLLFPTARHISRDNKRFTIITISLIAVIYLAAIFVPSIWDAFQFTGATAAVLIGFIFPAMIILRDPYGVSTKRDKVLAVTMIVLAVVSNSVALYSDALNIFYRKQEA from the exons ATGGGTATTGGGAACAGATCATCAAGCAATGTATCGCACAAAGCGATGCAAGATGAGACCACGCCGCTTCTCCCGATCAAAGCTGAGGAGGACGCAGTTCATGAGTTTGACGGAGCTTCTTTCTCTGGTGCGGTCTTCAATCTGTCGACGACCATTGTAGGGGCCGGAATCATGGCTCTGCCTGCGAGTATCAAGATGCTAGGCCTTATCCCTGGTATTCTAATGATCATCCTTGTGGCGTTGCTCACCGAGGCATCCATTGACATGCTGGTCAGGTGCAGCCACCAGGGCAAGATTACATCCTACGGGTGGTTGATGGGTGACACTTTTGGTCAGTGGGGGAGAATTGCGCTACAAGCATCCGTGGTGATAAACAATGTCGGCGTGTTGATTGTATACATGATTATTATtg gCGATGTCCTATCAGGAATATCATCAACAGGTGTTCATCACAGTGGCGTATTTGAGGGGTGGTTTGGACCTCATATGTGGAATTCTCGTCCCATTGTACTCCTCGCTACAACTCTTCTTGTGTTTGCTCCATTGGTGAGCTTTAAGCGTTTGG ATTCATTGAGATACACATCTGCACTATCAGTTGCTCTTGCTGTGGTTTTTGTTGTCATCACTGCTGGGGTTGCTATTGTCAGACTCATCCAAGGAACTGTGGAGTTCCCTAAACTGTTTCCTGAGATAGATGGAGTTAGTTCTGTCTGGAAACTGTTCACAGCTGTGCCTGTTCTTGTCACTGCCTACATCTGCCACTACAATG TTCACAGCATTGATAATGAGCTGGAGGACAAGACTCAAATTAAACCAATTGTACAGACCTCACTGGGACTCTGCTCAAGTGTTTACATTGCAACAAGCTTCTTCGCATATCTCCTCTTTGGCGAGGCTACCCTGGCTGATGTGCTTGCCAACTTTGACTCTGATCTTCGCATTCCATTCAGCTCTGTCTTCGATGACATAGTGAGAGTGAGCTATGTTGTCCATATCATGCTTGTCTTTCCTATAGTCTTCTTTGCCCTTAGGCTCAACTTGGATGGATTACTCTTTCCCACCGCAAGGCACATTTCCCGTGACAACAAGAGGTTCACCATTATCACCATCTCACTCATTGCTGTAATTTATCTTGCTGCCATCTTTGTACCGAGCATCTGGGATGCGTTCCAATTCACTGGCGCCACAGCTGCTGTGCTTATCGGTTTCATCTTTCCTGCCATGATTATACTCAG GGATCCATATGGTGTTTCGACCAAGCGTGACAAGGTTTTGGCGGTAACAATGATTGTGCTTGCTGTGGTGTCCAATTCTGTGGCCCTATACAGCGATGCGCTCAACATCTTCTACAGGAAGCAGGAGGCCTAG
- the LOC136471314 gene encoding uncharacterized protein, giving the protein MRRQLKCVGLLLLLSLLLAALSPVVVVATARRELPLMAAIGDEGRQDVSSSRTATAEGGAEVIVRRRKEVATKNTRRFRRTSRKMPASPKFNFGGRIPFTADYHSVHRHPPTHN; this is encoded by the exons ATGCGGCGGCAGTTGAAGTGCGTCGGCCTGCTGCTCCTGCTGAGCCTCCTGCTGGCGGCGCTCagccccgtcgtcgtcgtcgccaccGCGCGCAGAG AGCTGCCGCTAATGGCGGCCATCGGCGACGAAGGGCGACAAGACGTGAGCAGCTCAAGAACTGCGACGGCAGAGGGAGGGGCGGAGGTCATCgtcaggaggaggaaggaggtggCGACGAAGAACACCCGCCGTTTCAGAAGAACCAGCCGGAAGATGCCTGCTTCGCCGAAGTTTAACTTCGGTGGCCGGATACCCTTCACCGCCGACTACCACTCCGTCCACAGGCACCCGCCCACGCACAACTAG
- the LOC136475946 gene encoding uncharacterized protein — MGAVTSTVAARFAFFPPSPPSYGVEQPPQPPAPAAPEPAPAAKAGEEKGGVGGGPVVELTGVPRRGNVEARRLRTKRGTEVVAMHVRQAGAKLTLLYSHGNAADLGQMYELFVELSAHLNVNLMGYDYSGYGQSTGKPSEQNTYADIEAVYRCLIETYGAAEDNIILYGQSVGSGPTLDLASRLTRLRAVVLHSPILSGLRVMYPVKHTYWFDIYKNIDKIPLVRCPVLVIHGTADEVVDCSHGRSLWELAEVKYEPLWIKGGNHCNLELYPEYIKHLKKFVGAIERSPPPPPIDESTESSGPSGCTLTEPECSAEDSRKSTDCRDKTRPSIDQRRSTDRREKPRGSTDRRDKTRKSVDHPDKPRASVDQSDRPRKSIDRFGGMMKSVRLCNIDCFKVTATSGS; from the exons atgggCGCCGTCACGTCGACGGTCGCGGCGCGCTTCGCCTTCTTCCCGCCGAGCCCGCCGTCGTACGGGGTGGAGCAGCCGCCACAGCCGCCGGCCCCTGCCGCCCCcgagccggcgccggcggcgaaggcgggggaggagaagggcggcgTCGGGGGAGGCCCGGTGGTGGAGCTCACGGGCGTCCCGCGGAGGGGCAACGTGGAGGCGCGGCGGCTGCGGACGAAGCGGGGCACGGAGGTGGTCGCGATGCACGTGCGCCAGGCGGGGGCCAAGCTCACGCTGCTCTACTCCCACGGCAACGCCGCCGACCTCGGCCAGATGTACGagctcttcgtcgagctcagCGCCCACCTCAACGTCAACCTCATGGG CTATGACTATTCTGGTTATGGGCAATCCACTGGGAAG CCTAGTGAACAAAACACTTATGCTGACATAGAAGCTGTATACAGATGCCTCATAGAAACCTATGGAGCTGCTGAGGATAATATCATTCTTTATGGCCAATCAGTGGGCAGTGGTCCTACTTTGGATTTAGCATCCCGATTAACTCGTTTGAGAGCAGTTGTTCTACATAGCCCAATTTTGTCTGGCTTAAGAGTGATGTATCCTGTAAAACATACTTACTGGTTTGACATATACAAG AACATCGACAAAATTCCATTAGTCAGGTGTCCCGTGCTAGTGATACAT GGTACAGCCGATGAGGTTGTTGACTGTTCCCACGGGCGGTCACTGTGGGAACTTGCTGAAGTGAAGTACGAGCCTTTGTGGATCAAAGGCGGAAACCACTGTAACCTAGAACTGTACCCGGAGTACATCAAACATCTGAAGAAGTTTGTTGGAGCCATAGAGAGATCGCCACCTCCGCCTCCGATCGACGAGTCCACGGAGAGCTCAGGCCCGTCGGGCTGCACCCTGACGGAGCCCGAATGTTCAGCGGAGGACTCGAGGAAGAGCACGGACTGCAGGGACAAAACACGGCCAAGCATAGATCAGAGACGCAGCACGGACCGGCGGGAGAAGCCGCGGGGCAGCACGGATAGGAGGGATAAGACGAGGAAGAGCGTGGACCATCCCGACAAGCCGCGGGCGAGCGTCGATCAGTCGGATCGGCCGAGGAAAAGCATCGACCG GTTTGGAGGCATGATGAAGTCGGTGAGGCTGTGCAATATCGACTGCTTCAAAGTGACAGCAACCTCTGGGAGCTGA
- the LOC136468682 gene encoding biogenesis of lysosome-related organelles complex 1 subunit 2-like, with amino-acid sequence MASANPAVAEAEAEASVRWDDLSESPAELFTNVSLMVRGELQGTNNQLALLEKMNDRVAQEYSNYGDIAAGLRVFVEQLNEKNRGFDDYVPQIDAIDQQVTEFEAVVSMLDKHVALLEKKVKSAYHISATQWSPIHRPLLRSFFCRHLS; translated from the exons ATGGCGAGTGCGAAcccggcggtggcggaggcggaggcggaggcgtcgGTGCGGTGGGACGATCTGTCGGAGTCGCCGGCTGAGCTCTTCACCAACGTCTCCCTCatggtccgcggcgagctccag GGGACTAACAATCAGCTGGCTCTGCTTGAGAAGATGAATGACCGTGTAGCACAGGAATACAGCAACTATGGTGACATTGCCGCCGGTCTGCGAGTCTTTGTAGAGCAGCTGAACGAGAAAAACCGAGGCTTCGACGATTACGTGCCGCAGATCGATGCGATAGATCAACAGGTGACTGAGTTTGAGGCAGTGGTGTCCATGCTCGACAAGCACGTTGCCCTCTTGGAAAAGAAAGTAAAATCGGCCTATCACATTTCTGCTACCCAATGGTCTCCCATCCACAGACCACTACTACGCAGTTTCTTTTGCCGACACTTGAGTTGA